The genomic stretch TTCCGTCACTAATTAATTTTAAATCCTCCCTAGCCCTCCTTAATAAAGGAGGGTTTTCTATATCATAGTAGAGCGAAGGGAGTCCCCCTTTTATCAAAGGGGGATTTAGGGGGATTCTATTTCAGAAGGATTTTTTTTAATGAATATTTTAGTTTTGGGTAATGGTGGTCGTGAACATGCACTTGCATGGAAAATCGCGCAAGATGATAAAGTCGCAAAAGTATTTGTAGCACCGGGTAATGCAGGTACTGCAACAGAAAATAAATGCGAAAATGTTGCCTTAAATATTTTAGACAATGCTGCGATTATCGACTTTGCAAAAAGCAATGCAGTTGAACTTGTCATTGTCGGCCCTGAAGCACCACTTGTGAATGGTGTCGTTGATGCTTGCCGTGAAGCAGGTGTAAAAATTTGGGGTCCTACTCAATTTGCTGCACAGCTTGAAGGCTCTAAAGCATTTGCAAAGCACTTCTTAAAACGTCACAACATTCCAACTGCATTCTATGACGTATTCACAGAAGTCGATGCAGCGAAAGCATTTGTAGAAAAAAATGGCGCGCCGATCGTGATCAAGGCCGACGGTCTTGCTGCAGGTAAAGGCGTAATCGTTGCGATGACCAACGAAGAAGCATTTGCTGCGATTGATGACATGCTGGCTGGCAACAAATTTGGTGATGCCGGTTCTCGTGTTGTGATTGAAGAGTTCCTTGCTGGTGAAGAAGCATCTTTCATTTGTATGATTGATGGCGACAACATCTTGCCGATGGCAACTTCTCAAGACCATAAACGTATTTTTGAAGGCGACCAAGGTCCGAACACTGGCGGTATGGGTGCTTACTCTCCTGCTCCTGTTGTGACGGCTGACGTATTTGAAAAAACCATGAAAGAAGTGATGCGTCCGACTGTTGACGGCATGAAAGCAGATGGTCATGTTTACACAGGTTTCTTATACGCAGGCTTGATGATTGATGAACAAGGTCAACCTAAAGTGATCGAGTTTAACTGCCGTTTTGGTGACCCTGAAACTCAACCAATCATGATGCGTTTAAAATCATCTTTAGTTGATTTGGTTGAAGCTGGTATTGCTGGTAACTTACCTGCGGAAGCTGAATGGGATGAGCGCAAGACTGTCGGTATCGTACTTGCGTCACGTGGCTACCCTGAAACGTCTAGCAATGGTGATGTGATTTCAGGTTTAGACACTGAAATGGCAGATGCGAAAGTGTTCCATGCAGGTACTAAAGCCAATGAAAATGGTGAGATCGTGACTGCTGGTGGTCGTGTACTTTGCGTGACTGCACTGGGTAATACCATTGGTGAAGCACAAGCAAAAGCTTTAGAACTTTGCAAAAAAGTGACATTCGACGGCGTTCAATACCGTAAAGATATTGGTTACCGCGCAATTGCTCGTGAAAATGCTTAATCTAAATTTAGATTAAATATAAAACCCCGATTCGTTCGGGGTTTTTTATTTGCTTATACAATCTACACAACTATTCATACGCCTATAAATAATTTACTCTTTTCCACATCACTAAAATAAGATGTTAAATATATGCATATTTGGAAATACTGCTGGGAATGTAAGCACGATACTCCACAAAATAGATTAAATTTGAAAATCTATCCGAGAGCTATTGAAGGCTTTTCAAAAAATATAACTAATAATCAAGCGAAATCTATATGGACTTATAGCATCGATGCTTATCAATTTACCCAATGCCAAAAATGCAATGCACCCTCCTTACATATAGATTCATTTCATATAAAAGAGATCGATTTGGATCTTAAACAAAAAGTCACTTCGATTAAATCTGATTTAGAAACTTCAGGTAAATCTGATTCTTACCATGTAAAGAGTATGAGCTTTCCTAGATTCAATAGCTCCTTATTGCTAGAGAAAAAATGGTCTTTCAATCTACCTAAAGATGATATGTTGCTCTTCTTTGAAATCGTTCAAGCTTATGAACAAGGATTATTTATTTTAGCTCTTTCGGGAATTCGAACTCTAGTAGATAGATACTTAGTAAAAAAGGTAGGCGATAAAGGTGGGTTTGAAACAAAACTAAAAAAAATGTTGGATGACAAACATATTAGTAAGACACAATATGAAATATTAAATACGATTATTGAGGGTGGAAATGCTTCTAACCATAGAGGCTTTAGACCTGAAGAGGAAATGGTAAAAACATTTTTAGACGTAGT from Acinetobacter lwoffii encodes the following:
- the purD gene encoding phosphoribosylamine--glycine ligase, translated to MNILVLGNGGREHALAWKIAQDDKVAKVFVAPGNAGTATENKCENVALNILDNAAIIDFAKSNAVELVIVGPEAPLVNGVVDACREAGVKIWGPTQFAAQLEGSKAFAKHFLKRHNIPTAFYDVFTEVDAAKAFVEKNGAPIVIKADGLAAGKGVIVAMTNEEAFAAIDDMLAGNKFGDAGSRVVIEEFLAGEEASFICMIDGDNILPMATSQDHKRIFEGDQGPNTGGMGAYSPAPVVTADVFEKTMKEVMRPTVDGMKADGHVYTGFLYAGLMIDEQGQPKVIEFNCRFGDPETQPIMMRLKSSLVDLVEAGIAGNLPAEAEWDERKTVGIVLASRGYPETSSNGDVISGLDTEMADAKVFHAGTKANENGEIVTAGGRVLCVTALGNTIGEAQAKALELCKKVTFDGVQYRKDIGYRAIARENA
- a CDS encoding DUF4145 domain-containing protein, coding for MHIWKYCWECKHDTPQNRLNLKIYPRAIEGFSKNITNNQAKSIWTYSIDAYQFTQCQKCNAPSLHIDSFHIKEIDLDLKQKVTSIKSDLETSGKSDSYHVKSMSFPRFNSSLLLEKKWSFNLPKDDMLLFFEIVQAYEQGLFILALSGIRTLVDRYLVKKVGDKGGFETKLKKMLDDKHISKTQYEILNTIIEGGNASNHRGFRPEEEMVKTFLDVVEDIISLDYKTKQFNEFKEQIPKRN